From a region of the Rhipicephalus microplus isolate Deutch F79 chromosome X, USDA_Rmic, whole genome shotgun sequence genome:
- the LOC119184980 gene encoding uncharacterized protein LOC119184980 isoform X2 — translation MCSANVSALAARKRSKQARRWWVRPSLRSREVAGHTGRLLPDLRSHDEEYFRDFMRMPPRTFDTLLELLRPAISKQDTNHRPTISAHDCLAMTIRYAKEVRDKLAHYFVTDGQVPWQDKVVNST, via the exons ATGTGCTCAGCCaacgtgtcagcgctggcagcacgaAAACgttcaaagcaagcaaggcggtggtGGGTGAGACCGTCCCTTCGCTCGCGAGAAGTGGCTGGCCACACAGGGCGTCTGCTTCCTGACTTGCGCtcgcacgacgaggagtatttccgaga CTTCATGCGGATGCCGCCACGAAcgttcgacactttgctcgaacTGCTGCGCCCCGCAATATCCAAGCAGGACACAAACCACCGGCCTACAATTTCGGCGCACGACTGCCTGGCCATGACCATTAG GTATGCCAAGGAAGTGCGAGATAAATTGGCGCACTACTTCGTCACAGACGGTCAGGTGCCTTGGCAGGACAAAGTGGTGAACAGCACTTGA